In the Ignavibacteria bacterium genome, TATCGATATTAACACCGAAGACAATGCTCAAAAAATTACTTCGAGAAATTATTCATTTGATAATATCTTGACAGGTGATATTGAGCAAAGTTTAAATAGATTTTTAACTGGTTTAGTGGGCTTCTCGCTCGAACCGGCAAAATATAACCTGAAATTTTCGATTAATGATTTAAACGATGAGAAAAATCATCACGTAATTGATTTTCCTCTTGAGGTTCAAAATTTTTCTGACGAGAATTTTTCTATAAGCGATATTCAGCTTTGCAGTAACATTATCGAGAATTCTGAGAACACAAATTCTTACTTTTTCAAAAATTCATACGAAACGTTTCCAAATCCAAGTACAATTTTCGGCGAGGGTCTGCCAACTCTATTTTATTATACTGAGCTGTACAATCTTCAGCGGGGTGAGAATTTAAATCCACTGAAGTTGATAATTTCGATTCATGATTTTCGAGGCAGGGAGAGGAGCAGGAAAGAAAAATTTCTTTCGCGAAAATTCAATTCCATAGTCGATGTAGGGGCATTAAATCTTGCGAAGTATCCAAGCGGATCATACACACTGGCGTTGACTCTTGTAGATACTATCTCTCGTTACGGTATTGTCTCATCAAAAAGATTTTTTATTTACAATACTCAAGTGAAAGAGGATTTCGAGTCAAAGTTTGCTGAAGCAGATGTTCTTTCAAGTGAGTTCAATGTAATGAGCGAGGAAGAGCTGAATTCAACTTTTGAGGTGTCTCGGTATGTTGCTTCAGCAGCAGAATTAGATCAATGGAATAAAATTGCAGACCTTGAAGGTAAAAAGAACTTTCTCTTCAAGTTTTGGAAACAGCGTGATCCAGATATAGTGTCGCCTAAAAATGAACGAAAGATCGAATATTTCGATAGAATTAGACGTGCTAACGAACAATTTACAACACCGCGCATTGAAGGCTGGAAGAGTGATAGGGGGCGTGTATACATAGTTTACGGCGAACCAAGCGAGATCGATCGTTTCCCGAGTGAGATGGATGCATATCCATATGAGATATGGTCTTATCACCACATCGAAGGTGGAGTAATTTTTGTTTTCGGCGATATTACTGGAATATCGCAAATGCAACTACTTCATTCTACACATCGAGGTGAAATGAGAGACGGGAATTGGTTCAATAGAATTAAAAAGATTCGGTGATAAGAAATAGTTCTTGAGTACATCTAAATTGTTTTTTTATTTTGCATGTAAATATGCAGAATAAAATCGAGTTTTTTCTTTTTAATCTACTATCATTTCTTCTCACTCGTTTTTCTCTGGGGGTTGCAAGAAAATTTGCAACGCTGCTGGCAGCTTTTTTTTACTTTTTTATTCCGCTTAGAAAAAGTGTAGCAATAAAAAATCTTCGATTAGTTTTTCCAGAGTACACAGAAAAAAAACTGAATCAGATTTTATACTGTTCGTATATCAATTTCTTTATCGTTCTTATCGAAATATTCTACATGCGAGTAATAGAACAGGAGGAATTGAAATCGATGGTAAAAATAAAGAAGCCTGAATTAATTCGTGAATCTCTGAGAAAAGATAAAGGACTCCTCTTCTTATCGGCGCATTTCGGCAATTGGGAAATTCTTGCTGCTTCGACTGCTCTTACCATTGGAATCCCCTATTCAATAATTGTGAAACCGCTTCGGAACAATTTGGTTGATAAGTTTATGAATACCATGCGTTGTAAATGGGGAAATAAAGTAGTTCGAATGGGTGTATCTGTGAAAGATATTTATCGAGAATTGTTAAATAAAAATGTAGTTGCACTAGTGGCCGACCAGCGAGCCGCGGAAGGTTCACTGAAAATTCCTTTTTTCGGGAGAGAAACTTCTGTTTTTTTTGGACCCGCGACTCTATCAGTAAAAACCGGTGCACCAATACTCTTGGGAATTGCTGTGCGGCAAAATGATTTCAGTTATGAAGTCGATTTGAAAGAGATAAAGATTGAGGATAATTTATCTGAAGATCAAAAAATTGAATCTATAACCAAAGAATATATTCGGCAATTGGAATTGATAATTAGAAAGAATCCCGAGCAATGGCTTTGGTTCCATGATAGATGGAAACATTGATTAAAAAGCAAACTAAAATCTTAATTTTACAGACCGCTTTCTTGGGCGATGTACTGCTAACTCTCCCGTTGATTCATCATTTACGGAAAATATTTTCAGACTCGGAAATTGATTTAATAGTTAGACCGGATGCAGCCGAGGTAAGTGAAATTTCTTGCGATCTTAATCGTGTGATCATCTTTGATAAAAAGAAAAACGGATTGAGAAATACATTCAATCTTATTAAAGCCATCCGAAAGAAAAAATATGATTTACTGATTTCGCCGCATCGTTCTTACCGTAGCAGTCTAATTTCTTTCTTTAGTGGAATACCCAAACGGATTGGATTTGATACTGCGAGTTTCTCAATTTTATATTCCGATAAAGTCAAATATCAAAAAAATGTACATGAAGTGGAAAGAAATATTTCCCTAATTTCGGAGTTCAGAAAAGTTCAGGAGTGGGAGCAATTAATTCCTATCAAACCGTCTGCTGCGGAATTGCACAAGAAGTTAATATCGTGGAATAATTCTAAACAACAAATCGTTTGTATTGCTCCATTTTCAGAGTGGTACACAAAAAGATATCCTCAAGATTATTTTATAAAACTAATCGAATTGTTAATTAAATCAGAAATAAAAGTATTAATAATTGGCGGGAAAAAAGATTTAAGTGATTCAAATAAAATTGTGGAGAGTATTTCTTCCAGCGAATGTGTGTTAAATTTGACTGGTCAATTAAGCATTCGAGAATCCATAGATGTGATTGGAAAATGTAATTTACTGATAAGCAATGATAGTGCTCCAACTCACATGGCAATGTTTACGACCTGTCCAGTGCTGACGATCTACGGTTCAACGATACCAGGATTTGGATTTTATCCTTACCGTTCGTTTGATTCGGTGATACAAATTGATGAATTATACTGCAAGCCATGCGGGATACATGGATTTATTACTTGTCCCGAAAATCATTTTCGGTGCATGAGAGAGTTGAAACCCGAACTTGTTTTTGAACAAGTCAAAAAAATGCTTCAAAACGAAATAATATCTTTATAGAATAATTTTTTGAAGTTTGATATATTGAAATAAGATGTTTAAAAATCTAAAAGTTATTTTCAAGAAAAGGTACGATTTACTCCTTATTCCGAAAGATGGTAGGAGCACTGATAAAATTTTGAGAACAAGTTTAACTCGTGCTCTGCTAATTATTTTTGGATTGATGATTATTTCAAATTCCATTTTACTTTCATTTTTGGCTTTCACTCCGATTATGGATTACCTGCCGGGATTTGAAATAATCTCTAAAGAGGAGATGAATCAAATTTCTGAGATCAAAGAAAAAATGTTAACGATTTCAAAGGAATTTGAGCGGGTGAAAAGAAACAACGAAAGACTGCAGCTGATTCTTGAAGGTAAACCAATCCCCATGGACGAACGCGAGCTTGACTCAAATTATGTGAAAGAAAGGATGAGAAGAGATTCCATCCGACTTATGTCAAAACCATTGTCTAATAATTTGTTTATTGCATTTAAACGTTTATTGAACCTTTTTTCACAGGTCTCAGATTCAAATTCGATTCAAAATCAAAAACAGTTCAATCAATATACCCTAAGTTTCATTTCGCCTGTAGTTGGTGTGATAACGCAAAAATTTTATCCTAAAAATGCCCACTATGGAATTGATTTTGCAGTGCGAACCGGAACTCAGGTTCGAACTGCCGGTTCCGGCGTAGTAATTTTTTCTGATTATACAATTAACGATGGTTATAAAATTATTGTAGCCCATTCCTCTGGTTATATAACTATCTATCAACATTTATCAGTCCTATTAAAAAAAGAGCGGGAGAAAGTTTTTCAAGGAGATGTTATAGCTTTGTCTGGCAATACAGGAAAACTAACAACAGCACCGCATCTTCATTTTGAAGTGTGGAAAAATAATAAACCAATTGATCCAAAAACCATTTGTGTAGATTTATATGAAAAATAGAGAAAAATTCAGTGATGAGCTTTCAATTCTTTCAAACAATGTTCAAATCAAAGGGAATATTTCTGCTCAAGGAAATTTCCGCATTGAGGGGCAAGTCGAGGGAGATGTGAACGTACGCGGTAATTTATTTTTAGGTGAAACTGCAACCGTTAGAGGGAACATTACATCCAACAATTTCACCTGCAATGGAACTGTGCAAGGCAAAATCATGATTGAGGATAAACTTGTCATTGAAAAAAAATCAAAAATTACTGGCGACATTACTACAAAAGCATTAATTGTTGAAGAAGGCGCAGAGATAAACGGAAAATGTATTATGTCTTCCGGTTCTAAAATTCAACCCGAGTCTTAGAGATTGTTAAATCCTAAAAAAGTCAAGGACGAACAACGCAAGTTCATCGAAGGATTCGCAAAGTCAGGCCCTTATCTTGGGCTTGGAGCTCAAATGGCTGCAACTGTCGTCATCATGGTTTTTTTGGGGAAGTACCTAGATGACTATTTAAATTCAAGTCCGGCATTTATTTTAATTTTTTCACTTCTAGGTTCATTTGCCGCAATCTATAATTTTATCCGACAAGTCCTCAGATTGAATGAAAAGAAAAAAAATGGGAATAATTAGGAAGTCTTTTATTGGAAGGCATTTATTAATTAATCTTCCCATTCTAGGAATCGGGTTGCTGTTTGTATCAATTACAAATAATTATGAAGCATTTACTGGTGTAATAACTGGTTATCTTCTGATATTGATTTATGTAATAATAGGATTTTTATCTTTTGAATATTCAGTTTCAAAGTCCAACGAAGCATTCTTAAAGTATTATTTTGGCGGTATGATGATTCGGATGTTTTTATTGCTAATCCTAATATTTTTTCTGTTAAAAAATATTAGCATTAATAAGATAAGTTTGTTATTTTCGCTACTCATTTTTTACGTGATAAATCTAGTTGTGGAGTTACAATATGTAATTTCACGCCAAAAACGAATTAATTAATGGATACTACCAAGGTAATTACTGATACTTTAGCTCAAACCTCTGATAATAGCAGCAGTTGGATTATCGATCACATTGTTGACAGCAATGTACTCGATTTTGAACCGTTTTTCTCTATAACATTGCCTGCAATTCATCTGAATCTTCTTGGAGTAGATTTAAATCTTTCAATAACAAAACATGTTGTTTTTGTTTGGTTGGGAGCTTTAATTGTTTTCTTACTTTTTCGTCTTGCAGCTTCAAGCTATAAGAAATCGCTTGTTCCCAAAGGTCTTGCGAATGTTATGGAAGTGTTGGTTACTTTCATTCGTGATGAAATTGTTGCTCCAACAGTCGGTACGGCATATACAAATAAGTTTTTACCTTTCCTTGGTACAATTTTCTTTTTCATTCTGACCTGCAATTTTCTTGGGTTACTTCCCTATGGATCAACCGCGACTTCAAATATTTCCGTAACGGCATCACTAGCGGCGATTAGTTTTATCGTAACGCAATTTGCAGGCATGAAAAAGAATGGTGTAATGGGATACGTTAAGGGATTAATTCCGCATGGAGTTCCTGTTTTTCTTTTACCTATAATGTTTGTGGTTGAAGTTTTAGGTCTATTCACAAAACCATTTGCACTCATGATCCGACTTTTTGCTAATATGACAGCCGGGCATGTAGTGATTATGGCGTTAATCGGTTTGATTTTTATATTGAAGACACCATTTATTTCACCGGTGTCAATTCTTTTTGCACTTTTTATATACTTGCTTGAATTGTTAGTCGCATTAATTCAAGCTTATATTTTTACAATGCTTTCATCTCTCTTTATCGGGATGGCAATTCATCAAGAACATTAATTAAATATAAAGGATAAATAAATGGAATCATTAGGATTTGCATACTTGGCAGCAGGAATCGGTGCTGCATTGACAGTGATTGGAGCTGGATTCGGTATCGGCAAATTGGCTAGTTCAGCAATGGACGCAAGCAGTCGTCAACCGGAAGCACTTGGCGATATAAGAACATCAATGATTATCGCAGCAGCACTTATTGAAGGTGTATCGTTGTTTGCATTGGTTATTTGTATTCTGCTCGCGCTTAAATAAACTAACAGGTTTTTGAAATGGAATTGTTAATATTTTCTTTTAAGTTTTTTCTGCTTGCTGGTGGAGAAAAAGGCGGATTGCTTGATGTTAATCCAGGTTTGATTTTTTGGACAGTTGTTACTTTCATTCTTCTTTTATTGATATTAAAAAGAACAGCTTGGAAACCCATGCTTGAAGCCCTTAAACAGCGTGAAGATTCAATTCGAACTGCTCTCGAAAAATCGGAACAAGCAAAACTTGAAGCAGAAAAACTACTTGAAGAAAATAAGAAAAATTTAGCTGCGGCTGAAGAACAAGCAAAAAAGATCATTGATGAAGGAAGGGAATTTTCCAGTAAGCTCAAAGCTGAAATTCTTGATAAGGCCAATGAAGATGCGAAGAAATTGTTAGATCAAACGAAAATTGAAATCGATCGGAAGAAAGATGAAGCTCTCAATGAACTTAGAGAGGTAGTTGCAGATTTGGCAATTCAAGCAACAGAAAAATTGATTGATGAAAAACTCGATGATAAGAAACACAGATCACTTATTGACAAATTTATCAGCACTTTACCGAGGCAATAAGTTTTGAGTAGTTTCAAAATTACGAATAGATACGCCACAGCTTTGCTCGAGCTTTCAATCCAAGAAAAATCCTTAAACGATGTCAATAGAGAACTTGAGCTTATAAAAAAATCAATTAAAGATTCAAGAGAACTAACACTTTTTTTACAAAGCCCAATCTTAAAATCGCAAAAAAAGAAGGATATTTTAACAAAAATATTCAGTGGCAAAGTTTCGAATCTCACGATGAAGTTTTTGAATTTAGTAATTGACAGGAATAGAACTCCTTTGATTCTGGAGATTATCGATCACTTTTTCGAACTAAGAGATAAGCATCTTGGAATAATCAATGTAGCAGTAAGAAGTGCAGCTAAATTTGACAAGAATCAATCAGAAGACCTAACAAAGCAGTTAGAAAGTTACACTAATAAAAAAGTAAAAATTAATTTTTCATTAGATTCTTCGTTGAAGGGTGGATTTGTAGTTCAATTGGGTGATACTGTTTTAGATGCAAGTCTTCGACATCAATTGGATTTATTAAAAAGTAAATTCCTTCATGGCTCAGAAGAATTAAACTGAACGAAAAAAGAATTTAGAAAAGGTTAAAAATGGCAGAAGTAAGACCAGATGAAGTTTCTTCGATTTTAAGAAAAGAACTTTCAGGATTCGAGAAAGAAGTTGATGTTTATGATGTCGGTACGGTATTAGAAGTCGGCGATGGTATTGCGCGTATTTACGGCTTGTCAAAAGTCATGGCAAGCGAGTTAGTTGAATTCCCAAATGGTGTTTTCGGAATGGTGCTTAATCTTGAAGAAGATAACGTTGGTGCAATATTATTTGGTGAAGATACACTCGTAAAAGAAGGCGATATTGTTAAAAGAACAAAGAGAGTTGCTTCGATTCCGGTTGGAGATCAACTTTTAGGAAGAGTTGTAAATCCACTTTGCCAGCCTCTCGATGGTAAAGGTTCAATTAAAACGGATAAATTCCTTCCAATAGAAAGAAAAGCACTTGGTGTAATTTTCCGTCAACCGGTTAAAGAACCGCTTCAAACAGGTCTTAAAGCCATTGATGGTATGATTCCAATCGGAAGAGGTCAAAGAGAATTAATAATCGGCGATCGACAAACTGGTAAAACTGCCATTGCACTTGATACGATTATCAATCAGAAGTATACCCACACCGAAGAAGCTAAAAAGCAGGGAGTTAAGCCTGTTTATTGTATTTATGTTGCAATTGGACAAAAAGGTTCGTCAGTCTCGCAAGTAGTCGCAAAACTTGAAGAAGCTGGTGCAATGGAATATACAACTGTAATTTTAGCAGCTGCTTCAGATACAGCCCCAATGCAATTCATTGCTCCTTATTCAGGTGCAACTGTTGGTGAATTCTTCAGAGATAGTGGAAGACATTCTTTAGTTATCTATGATGATCTCTCAAAACATGCACAGGCTTATCGTCAAGTTTCGCTATTGCTTCGACGCCCTCCTGGACGCGAAGCTTACCCAGGTGATATTTTTTACCTCCATTCTCGTTTATTGGAGAGAGCTTCTAAATTGAGTGACGATTTAGGTGGAGGAAGTTTAACAGCTCTACCAGTAATTGAGACTCAAGCTGGAGATGTTTCCGCATATATTCCGACAAATGTTATATCGATTACTGATGGTCAGATTTATCTTGAGCCGAATTTGTTTAATGCTGGTGTTCGTCCGGCTATCAACGTTGGTATTTCAGTCTCTCGGGTAGGAGGAAATGCACAAATTAAGGCAATGAAAAAAGTTGCTGGTACGCTTCGGCTTGATCTCGCACAATATCGAGAACTTGAAGCATTTGCTAAATTTGGTTCCGACCTTGATGCCGCAACTCAGAGGCAGCTCAGAAGAGGTCAACGACTCGTTGAATTACTAAAACAAGGACAATACAAACCAATGTCCGTCGAAAAACAGATTGTTTCAATCTTTTATGGGACTAATGGTTATTTAGATCAACTCGCAGTTAATGATGTACAAAAATTTGAATCAGAAATTCTTGAAATTTTCGATGTAAAACATAAAGACATTATGCTGGAAATTGCTGAAAAGAAAGAATTGAATCAAGCAATTATCGAGAAGCTCAAGAAAATTGGAGATGAATTTTTAAATTCATTTAAGAAAAGCAATTAATGGCAACTCTACGTGAAATACGCAGAAGAATCACGGGTGTAAAAAGCACTCAACAAATCACAAAAGCAATGAAGATGGTTGCTGCTGCGAAGCTTCGAAAAGCTCAAGAGGCTATTTTGAACATTCGGCCTTATTCCAATAAAATGGCAGATTTGCTTCATTCACTACCAGGAAAAATTGATAAGTCTATCAGCCCCCTGTTGATGGAAAGAGAAACCAAGAACGTTACTCTGATTATCGTTACCTCTGATAGAGGATTATGCGGCTCTTTTAATTCGAACCTAATACGAAGTGCTGCCGAGTTAATACAAACTGAATTCAGTTCGTATCGCGAGTCCGGCAATCTTAATTTAATGTGTATCGGCAAAAAAGGAAGTGATTTTTTCTCCAAGCGAAATTACCAGGTAAAAGAAAAGTATTTAGGGATCTTTTCAGATCTTCAATTTTCGTCAGCAAAGGAAATAATCCAAAAAGTTACGAACTCTTTCTTGAATGGAACGACTGATAAAGTCTACGTTATTTATAATGAATTTAAATCCATCATCAGTCAAAAAATTAAAGTTGAACAAATTCTTCCCATTCCTGAGACTCATCAGGCCGAGAAAAATGAAAAAGAGAGCAAATATAATGAGTATGTCGATTTTATTTATGAACCAAGCAAGGAAGAGATTCTTACGAAAATTCTCCCTCAACATTTGAATATTTTGATGTGGCGTGTGTTACTTGAGTCTAACGCATCTGAACATGGTGCAAGAATGACGGCTATGGATAATGCAACTGAAAACGCAAAAGAACTTATCCGATTGCTGAGTCTTTCGTACAATCGCGCGAGACAAGCCTCTATCACAAAAGAACTACTTGAAATAGTTGCCGGAGCTGATGCGCTGAAGGAATCGGCGTAAAATCTTCTTTTAAGTTTATTTTTTATAGGTCTCCAATTTTAGGGCTTAAAATTAAAATAAGTTTTTGATACTTTTACTTAGATTTGCTAACTTTGACAGCTAAAATGAAAAAATATGTTCGAAGATTTAACATATAAATTAGAAAAGACCTTCAAGCTAATTCGCGGACAGGGGAAATTGACGGAAAAGAATATTTCTGACACGCTCCGTGAAGTACGTCGAATTTTGCTTGATGCTGATGTTAATTTTCGAGTCGCTAAGGATTTTATTGAAAAAGTGGAGCAAAAATCACTTGGAAAAGAAGTCTTAAATTCAATTACTCCTGGTCAATTAATAATAAAAATTATTAATGATGAGCTAATTGAACTTCTTGGCAGCAAGACTGAAAGTATAGTTTTATCCAAGCAGCCACCGTCAATTTATTTAATTTCCGGTTTACAAGGATCAGGGAAGACAACTTTTTCAGCCAAACTTGCAGATTATCTAAAAAAATCTAACTCAAAGCCGCTTCTGGTAGCTTGTGATATTTATCGCCCTGCTGCAGTTCAGCAGCTCAAGACACTTGGCGAACAACTTAAAGTAAATGTATTCGAAGGAGAAAGTGATCCGGTCAAGATTGCGAGTGATGCAATAAATTATGCCAAGAAAAATAATCATAATATAGTGATTGTTGATACAGCCGGAAGAATGCACATTGATGAGAAAATGATGGAAGAAATTGCTGAAATTAAAAAGGCAATTTCACCAACTGAGACTTATTTTATTGTAGATTCGATGACTGGACAAGATGCAGTGAACACAGCTAAAGCTTTCAATGAGAAAATTGATTTTGATGGAGTTGTACTAACTAAACTCGATGGCGATACGAAAGGTGGATGTGCTCTTTCGATTCGTGCCGTTGTGCAGAAACCAATTAAATTCGTAAGTCTTGGGGAGAAGCTTGATTCCATCGAAGTTTTTCATCCTGATAGACTTGCATCAAGAATTCTTGGTAAAGGCGATATCGTAAGTTTTGTTGAAAAAGCTCAAGACGTATTTGATGAGAGAGAAGCTTTTAAAATTGAAGAAAAAATAAAGTCAAACAAATTTGATTTTGAAGATTTTAAAGAACAAATTAAACAAATAAAACGCATGGGATCGATTTCCCAGTTGCTTGGAATGATCCCTGGCATTGGTTCGAATTTGAAAAATGTTGAGATAGATGAAAAAGCATTCGTAAAGATCGAAGCAATTATTAACTCAATGACTAAAGAGGAAAGAAAAAATCCTCGTGTTTTAAATGGCAGTCGGCGAAAAAGAATTGCTAAAGGAAGCGGAAGTACGATTCAGGATGTGAATAAATTGATTAAACAATTTGAAGAAATGCAAAAGATGATGAAACGTGTTTCTACAATGGGCATGAAAAATGCTTTTAAAGGTATTAAATTTCAGTACAATTAGAAAATTATTTGGAGGAAAAACATTTGGCAGTAAAGTTAAGATTGCAGAGAATGGGAAAGAAAAAACAGCCAATTTATAAAATCGTTGCTGCAGATTCCCGTTCACCGCGCGATGGTAAGTTTATTGAAGCTATTGGAAGATATAATCCTAGAATGAATCCTTCTGAATTAATTGTTTCAGAAGATAGAGCTCTCTACTGGTTGGGAGTTGGTGCACAGCCAACTGATACGGTTAAGAATCTATTAAGTCGTGAAGGAATTATTCTTCGATATGATTTGATGAAGAAAAAAGCTTCTCCTGAGAAAATTGAACAAGAATTAG is a window encoding:
- the rpsP gene encoding 30S ribosomal protein S16 is translated as MAVKLRLQRMGKKKQPIYKIVAADSRSPRDGKFIEAIGRYNPRMNPSELIVSEDRALYWLGVGAQPTDTVKNLLSREGIILRYDLMKKKASPEKIEQELEKFKMLQQDKQKRSLEKQIAKKGSKKKSSAAEAKGAASEEKPAETPAEN